GCAATTGACGCTTTATTGGCTTACAAGTAGAATATTGACGAATTCAGGAGACTTCGTATAACGCCGGGGATACGGCCTGGCAGTATCTACCGGACCACCCTAAATGGTCTGACTACGAGGGAATTACCGAGCAGCTTCTCATAACCGTACCTCGCAGGGGTGTCCGTGAAGGCTTTCCAGGACGTTACGACTGTGGTTGTTGCTGTTGCACACCACAGCGGGTGCGTTGTTTGGTTGTCAATGCTGTCTCTTCGGGATAATCAGCCCGATACCTCGTATCACGTACTAGGTTGTGGTCAACCTAAGCGTGCAGAGGTATCGGGTTTTAGCGCTAAAGGAGCGTGACGTTATTGGCAGTGTCAGCGATTGAAAATTCTCATGAAACCGTTGTGGTCCTTGACTTTGGGGGCCAGTACAACCAGCTGATTGCGCGTCGAATTCGGGAACACCGAGTCTTTTCGGAACTGTTGCCACATACTGTGTCTGTCGATGAGTTAAGGGCGAAAAATCTCAAAGGGATTGTGTTCAGCGGCGGTCCGAAGAGCGTGTTTGCGGATGGGGCACCTGATGTCGATCCCGCTATCTTCGAGCTCGGAGTCCCCATCCTCGGAATTTGCTACGGGATGCAATTGATGGCGAAACGCTACGAGGCCGAGGTCAAGCGCGGTCATGTGAGGGAATATGGGCGGGCCACGCTCGAGGTTTCCCCGCATGCAGGAGTATTGTTCACAGACCAGCCGACGGTTCAGCAGGTCTGGATGAGTCATAGTGATGCTGTCGTTGAAGTTCCACAAGGGTTTCAAGTGGACGCTGTCACGCCGTCGGGCACGATTGCAGCGATGAGTAAGCCAACTGCTGGACTGTACGCCGTTCAACATCATCCGGAAGTGCTGCACAGTGAACACGGGAATGCGCAATTGCACAACTTCCTGTTTCAGGTCTGCAACTGCAAGGGTGACTGGACGATGGAGTCGCTCGTCGACGCAGCCGTGGCAACCATTCGTCGCCAGGTGGGGGAAGAACGCGTGCTCTGTGCCCTGTCGGGCGGAGTCGACTCGTCTGTTGCAGCTGCACTTGTGCATAAGGCTATTGGCCATCAACTGACCGCTGTTTTTGTCGATCACGGGCTGCTTCGCAAAGGTGAGTCTGACGGGGTTATGAGCACGCTCGGTTCACAACTCGGCATTGACGTCGTTCGCGTTGACGCAAGGGTTCGGTTTATGGACAAGCTTGCTGGGGTTGCCGATCCGGAGAGAAAACGGAAGATCATCGGCGAGGAGTTTATCCGTGCGTTTGAAGCAGAGTCTGAAAGACTCGGCCCGTTCCGGTATCTCGTTCAGGGCACGCTGTATACAGACATTATCGAGAGTGGCACGGCAACGGCAGCCACCATCAAATCACATCACAACGTTGGTGGACTGCCTGAAGACATGACGTTTTCCGTCATCGAACCGCTGAGGGACCTGTTCAAAGACGAGGTGCGCGAACTTGGACAAGTGCTCGGACTCCCGCAAACACTCGTTTGGCGCCAGCCGTTTCCAGGCCCTGGCTTAGCAATTCGCATTATCGGAGATGTTACTGAGGAGCGGCTGCACATTGTGCGCGAAACTGACGCTATTCTCCGCGATGAAATTGCAAAGTCTGGACTCGAGCGGGATGTGTGGCAGTATTTTACGGTTTTGCCGGGAATTCAAAGCGTAGGTGTCATGGGCGACGAACGAACGTATGCCCACACAATCGCCGTGCGCGCCGTCACATCTACAGAGGGCATGACGGCGGACTGGGCTCGAATCCCGTACGACGTTTTGGAGCGCATCTCGACTCGACTTGTCAACGAGGTTCCAGAAGTGAACCGGGTTGTATATGACATCACGTCAAAGCCACCTGCGACCATCGAGTGGGAGTAAGGACTAGATAACGCAAGCTAATCACAATCAAGGGGGAACTGGGTTTGTTTCAACTGAAGAAGTACAACACTTCTGTTGGGACGGAAGTGATGGCAGGACTGACGACGTTCATGACAATGGCGTACATCCTGTTTGTCAACCCGTCCATTTTGAGCGGAACTGGAATGAATCCGCATGCAGTGTTTTTTGCAACCTGTATCGGCGCCGGTATCGTGACCATCTTAATGGGGTTGTTTGTGAACTATCCAATTGCGCTGGCACCCGGCATGGGGCTGAACGCATACTTCGCCGTCATTGCCGCTGCGCACGGTGGACAGGTGCCTTGGCAAACGGCGCTTGGAGCGGTGTTTATCTCCGGTATTGTGTTTATCATTCTCACGCTGACGAAGATTCGCCAACTGCTTGTGCAGGCTGTGCCAGACTCGCTCAAGATGGCAATCACTGTTGGTATTGGACTGTTTATCACCATCATTGGATTTAAGATTGGTGACATTACCATCATGCGGTTTACAGGTGCGTCCGCGTCAACGTATCAACCAAACGGCATCATTGATAACTTTTCATGGCAGCCGGATATCGGTGCACTGCATAGTCCGGATACGTTGCTGACCCTCATTGGCCTGCTCATCATTGCGCTTCTGATGGCACTGCGCGTGCCTGGGGCAATGCTGATTGGCATCCTGCTCACGACGGTGATTGGCATCCCGATGCACGTCACGGATACGTCCGGACTCACCGGTAAAGCGTTTATCCCTGATTTTAGCAATTTCGCCATCGGTCAGTTCAACCTCGCAGGGGTCTTGCACTGGGGGCTTGTCAGCGCGTTGTTCACATTCACCTTCGTTGAACTGTTCGACACTTTTGGCACGCTTGTAGGTACAGCGCAAAAGGCTGGCTTACTGGAAGGCCCAGATGGACAGCGACGACTCGGACGAGCGATGCTGGTCGACGCGTTTGGTGTCAGTTTTGGTGCACTCCTTGGAACGAGCACGATTACGGCCTTTGTTGAAAGTGGATCCGGTATCGCCGCAGGTGGCCGCACGGGACTGACGGCAATCACCACTGGCGTGTTGTTCTTACTCTCTGTCTTCCTGGCGCCGCTAGCACTCGTGATTCCAAACCAGGCCACTGCGCCGGCCCTCATCATCGTCGGAGTTTTGATGATGAGTGCTGTCCGGAACATTGAGTGGGACAATCTTGGCATTGCAATTCCTGCATTTTTGACCATCATTACCATGCCGCTGACCTACAGCATTTCAAATGGTATCGCAGTCGGCTTCACCTTCTTTGTCATCATGAACCTCGTCTTGATGGTGTTCCGTCGTCCGTACACTAAGATTCACTGGCTGATGTACATTGTCGTCGTATTGGCGCTGTGGCGATACATTTTCTACGTGTAATCGATAATCCTTAAATACGAACATTCTATTCTGACATCGTGATTTTGTTCGTATTTTGGTTGACCCCGTATAATTCTGGCGATACACTGGACTTGGAAGTTCAGAAACTTGAAGTCACGTACGTCTAAAACTGCATCGGAAGTCTCGTATATCCTCGGGAATAGGGCCCGAGAGTCTCTACCCGAACCCCGTAAAGGTTTGGACTACGAGCTGGGAGATGTTCGACGGCGAACCTAGGGCTGCAGAAATATTTCTGCGCTCGCGTATGCGCCAGCCGGCTCGTTGTCACGTTAAAAAGTGAGGACGAGCTTTTTGTTTGGCACCGAGGTTTGAAGCGAAGGTTTGGATGAATTGTCCTACCTAACTAGCGGGAGTTTGGCGCATTGAAGTATTCGCACACCGTCGTGCTGAAGTATTGGCGAAGTTGGTATTAAGCAGCGGACGTGGTATCAAGGAATCGCGCCATTGGGAAACCGGAGTACTTCGAGTTATGGAGGTGTTCAGTGTGCAGGTCAAAGTTGGAGTGATTATGGGCAGCCAGTCCGACTGGCCGACGATGGAGAACGCGTGCAAGGTTCTCGATGAACTTGAAGTCAAGTACGAACAACGCATTGTTTCTGCGCATCGTACACCAGACCAGATGTTCCGCTACGCAGAACAGGCAGCAGAACGTGGTCTCGAGATCATCATTGCAGGAGCCGGCGGTGCGGCGCATCTCCCCGGCATGGTCGCGAGCAAGACGGTCGTACCCGTGATTGGTGTACCCATTCAAACCTCCGCACTCGGGGGATTGGATTCCTTGTTATCGATTGTCCAGATGCCGGGAGGCGTTCCTGTGGCAACGGTGGCGATAGGGAAAGCGGGGGCAGTGAACGCTGGCCTCCTGGCCGCACAGATACTCGCTTTGTCAGACCCCGAACTGCGCACTAGGCTTGAGGCACGCCGGGAAGCCATCCGGCAGTCTGTGATGGAAAAGGATGATCCCGCGAATGACCATCAATGAACCGGCGTTGAATCACAAACCTCAAAGTCCTTTGCTGCCCGACGCTGCGATTGGAATTCTCGGCGGAGGTCAGTTGGGACGCATGATTGCACTCGAAGCGAAACGAATGGGGTACCGGATTGTGACGCTTGACCCCACACCGCATTCGCCATGTGGGCAGATTGCGGATGAACAGATTACAGCTCCCTTTACTGATGTTCCGGCCGCACTGCGATTGGCGGAATTATCGGATGTGATTGTCTATGAATTTGAGGATGTAGACGACAAAGTGGTCGAGGCCATCGAAAGCCGTGCGTTTGTACCGCAAGGCAGCAGGCTCCTGTTTGAGACGCGTCATCGCCTCCGGGAGAAGGCTGCACTGATGCGGGCAGGAATCCCCGTAGCTCGTCACATAGGGGTTCGCTCAAAGGCTGACCTGGTGCGGGCTGATGAGGAAATCGGGCGTCCGTTCATCGTCAAGACCACGACAGGTGGGTATGACGGGAAGGGGCAATGGCGAGTCGCCAAGTCGGACGACCTCGACGACGTGTGGGCGGCGATGGCCGCTGCCGTTTCAAATCAGGCGGATGCTGTATTCGACTCCGTTCTTGACGCTCCCTTTGTGGTTGAAGCGGAGGTTCCGTTCGAGCGCGAGGTGTCTGTTGTCGTGGCACGGAGCATCAACGGAGAGACAAGGGCGTTTCCGATGGCGGAAAACATTCATCGGGACGGCATCCTGCAGTTGTCCATTTGTCCGGGGCGCGTTGCCCCGCAAGTAGCACAGGACGCGCAAGAGTTGGCCGTCAAAGCCGCTGAATCTCTTGGCGTCATCGGGCTGCTTGGTGTCGAGATGTTTCTCTTGCAGGACGGTCAGCTGTTTGTGAATGAACTGGCACCTCGACCGCATAACTCTGGCCATTACACGCAAGATGCGTGTGTGACATCGCAGTTTGAGCAGTTGGTTCGGGCCGTCACAGGGTTGCCTCTCGGGAGTACGAAACTCCTTTCTCCAGTGGTTATGAGCAACATTCTCGGAGAACATTTGCACGGGGTGCTTGAGAGCATGGCGTCCTGGCCAGACACCTTCAAGTTGCACCTGTACGGTAAGGCGGAGTCGCGACCGAAGCGCAAAATGGGTCATGTCAATGTGCTGGCAACGAGTACGGAAGAGGCCCTCGAACAACTGACAAGCGTCGGTATTTTCGGCGTTTGCGGTTAAATCCGAACACTGGAGGAATGGCTGTGATTGATAGGTATTCGCGACCTGAAATGGCAAACCGCTGGACGTTGGCGGAACGGTTTCGCTGGTGGCTCGAAGTCGAGATATTGGCTTCAGAAGCTTGGGCAGAACTCGGTGTTGTCCCAAAAGAGGACGCAGCGGCGATTCGCGAGCACGCTCGTTTTGATGTCGACCGCGTCCTTGAAATTGAGCAGGAGACCCGTCACGACGTCGTTGCGTTTACGAGAGCGGTATCCGAATCGCTAGGTCCGGAGCGCAAGTGGGTGCACTATGGTCTGACCTCCACAGACGTTGTCGATACTGCGCTTTCCGCACAGCTGCAAGGTGTCATTGAGGTGATTCGAGTGGACATGGAGGCACTGATTCAGACACTCGGTGCCCTGGCCGTGAAACACAAGATGACCCCGATGATGGGACGCACGCACGGCGTTCACGCGGAACCAACGACATTCGGCCTCAAAGTGGCACTCTGGTACGCTGAAATGATTCGAAACCTGGAACGTCTGGATGCAGCGGCTGAACGCATGCGTTACGGAAAAATCTCCGGTGCGGTCGGAACTTACGCAAATGTCGATCCGTTTGTCGAACAGTACGTCTGCGAACGACTGGGTCTGAAGCCTGCACCAATCAGCACACAAACACTACAGCGGGACAGGCATGCAGAGTTTATGTTTGTCCTTGGGCTGATTGGAACCACCCTCGATAAGATTGCGACGGAGATTCGCGGGTTACAAAAGTCGGAAATCCGTGAACTTGAAGAACCCTTTTACAAAGGCCAAAAAGGTTCGTCTGCGATGCCGCATAAACGCAATCCAGTCTCTTGCGAACAAATCAGCGGGTTGGCTCGGGTCCTGCGTGGATACGTTGTCCCGGCGCTCGAAGACGTACCGCTGTGGCATGAGCGCGATATCAGCCATTCTTCCGTGGAACGTGTTATTTTCCCTGACGCGACCATCCTCCTTGACTACCTGTTGAATCGGATGAACCGTATTCTGACAGACCTCAACGTCTATCCGGAGAACATGCGCCGCAACATGGACCGCACGTACGGACTGCCGTTTAGCCAGCGGGTTCTGACAGCCCTTATCGAGAAAGGTGTTTCACGCGAAGAGGCCTACGATACGGTCCAGCCGTGTGCGATGCAAGCCTGGCAAGAAGGCAGGTCCTTCAAGGACATTGTCTCCGCTGCGCCACTGGTACAAAGGCATCTCACAGACGCGGAACTTGACGCCTGTTTTGACCCTGCATTTCATCTTAAACACGTTGACACGATATTTGACAGGCTGGGCCTCGCCTAGAACCGCGAAACGAGCGACTGCACAGAGAATGCCAAAACCCGCACGGGTCAGGAGGAAACGAAAATGGAGCAAGAAGCCGTAAAACACACTGCGCAAGACGAGCCGATGTATGAGGGTAAGGCAAAGCGGGTCTATAAGACGGATGACGCAGACATTTATATGGTTTCCTACAAAGATGACGCGACTGCGTTCAACGGACAAAAGCGTGGCACCATCGGCGGCAAAGGCATTGTCAACAACCAGATGAGCAATTTGTTCTTTCAACTGCTTGAGAAAAACGGCGTACCGACACACTTCGTGAAAGAACTGAACGACCGCGAGACGCTGGTTCGGGCGTTGACAATGCTTCCTGTTGAAGT
The Alicyclobacillus curvatus genome window above contains:
- the guaA gene encoding glutamine-hydrolyzing GMP synthase; the encoded protein is MENSHETVVVLDFGGQYNQLIARRIREHRVFSELLPHTVSVDELRAKNLKGIVFSGGPKSVFADGAPDVDPAIFELGVPILGICYGMQLMAKRYEAEVKRGHVREYGRATLEVSPHAGVLFTDQPTVQQVWMSHSDAVVEVPQGFQVDAVTPSGTIAAMSKPTAGLYAVQHHPEVLHSEHGNAQLHNFLFQVCNCKGDWTMESLVDAAVATIRRQVGEERVLCALSGGVDSSVAAALVHKAIGHQLTAVFVDHGLLRKGESDGVMSTLGSQLGIDVVRVDARVRFMDKLAGVADPERKRKIIGEEFIRAFEAESERLGPFRYLVQGTLYTDIIESGTATAATIKSHHNVGGLPEDMTFSVIEPLRDLFKDEVRELGQVLGLPQTLVWRQPFPGPGLAIRIIGDVTEERLHIVRETDAILRDEIAKSGLERDVWQYFTVLPGIQSVGVMGDERTYAHTIAVRAVTSTEGMTADWARIPYDVLERISTRLVNEVPEVNRVVYDITSKPPATIEWE
- a CDS encoding NCS2 family permease, translated to MAGLTTFMTMAYILFVNPSILSGTGMNPHAVFFATCIGAGIVTILMGLFVNYPIALAPGMGLNAYFAVIAAAHGGQVPWQTALGAVFISGIVFIILTLTKIRQLLVQAVPDSLKMAITVGIGLFITIIGFKIGDITIMRFTGASASTYQPNGIIDNFSWQPDIGALHSPDTLLTLIGLLIIALLMALRVPGAMLIGILLTTVIGIPMHVTDTSGLTGKAFIPDFSNFAIGQFNLAGVLHWGLVSALFTFTFVELFDTFGTLVGTAQKAGLLEGPDGQRRLGRAMLVDAFGVSFGALLGTSTITAFVESGSGIAAGGRTGLTAITTGVLFLLSVFLAPLALVIPNQATAPALIIVGVLMMSAVRNIEWDNLGIAIPAFLTIITMPLTYSISNGIAVGFTFFVIMNLVLMVFRRPYTKIHWLMYIVVVLALWRYIFYV
- the purE gene encoding 5-(carboxyamino)imidazole ribonucleotide mutase; translated protein: MQVKVGVIMGSQSDWPTMENACKVLDELEVKYEQRIVSAHRTPDQMFRYAEQAAERGLEIIIAGAGGAAHLPGMVASKTVVPVIGVPIQTSALGGLDSLLSIVQMPGGVPVATVAIGKAGAVNAGLLAAQILALSDPELRTRLEARREAIRQSVMEKDDPANDHQ
- the purK gene encoding 5-(carboxyamino)imidazole ribonucleotide synthase — protein: MTINEPALNHKPQSPLLPDAAIGILGGGQLGRMIALEAKRMGYRIVTLDPTPHSPCGQIADEQITAPFTDVPAALRLAELSDVIVYEFEDVDDKVVEAIESRAFVPQGSRLLFETRHRLREKAALMRAGIPVARHIGVRSKADLVRADEEIGRPFIVKTTTGGYDGKGQWRVAKSDDLDDVWAAMAAAVSNQADAVFDSVLDAPFVVEAEVPFEREVSVVVARSINGETRAFPMAENIHRDGILQLSICPGRVAPQVAQDAQELAVKAAESLGVIGLLGVEMFLLQDGQLFVNELAPRPHNSGHYTQDACVTSQFEQLVRAVTGLPLGSTKLLSPVVMSNILGEHLHGVLESMASWPDTFKLHLYGKAESRPKRKMGHVNVLATSTEEALEQLTSVGIFGVCG
- the purB gene encoding adenylosuccinate lyase; this encodes MIDRYSRPEMANRWTLAERFRWWLEVEILASEAWAELGVVPKEDAAAIREHARFDVDRVLEIEQETRHDVVAFTRAVSESLGPERKWVHYGLTSTDVVDTALSAQLQGVIEVIRVDMEALIQTLGALAVKHKMTPMMGRTHGVHAEPTTFGLKVALWYAEMIRNLERLDAAAERMRYGKISGAVGTYANVDPFVEQYVCERLGLKPAPISTQTLQRDRHAEFMFVLGLIGTTLDKIATEIRGLQKSEIRELEEPFYKGQKGSSAMPHKRNPVSCEQISGLARVLRGYVVPALEDVPLWHERDISHSSVERVIFPDATILLDYLLNRMNRILTDLNVYPENMRRNMDRTYGLPFSQRVLTALIEKGVSREEAYDTVQPCAMQAWQEGRSFKDIVSAAPLVQRHLTDAELDACFDPAFHLKHVDTIFDRLGLA